One Candidatus Binatia bacterium genomic window, GAAGCGGCGTGATCGTGCGCTTCTTCGGCGGTTTTTGTTTCTTTTTTGCCGGCATGAAACCAGTGCTGAGGACTGAGTGCTGAGTCCTGAGTATGGGAATTTACTCAGTCCTCAGCACTCAGAACTCCTCCAACATCTGCTTTTGAATTCCCTCGATCTCGTCTTTGATCGCGCCGACGCGCTCGACCGGCCGGCCAAGTTTTTTAGCCTTGTCCATGATCTGCTCGACCTTGGCGAGGATGTTCTTGAGCTTCGTATGGACCTCGATCAGCGCCCGTGCGCGGTCGTCGCTGGTCTCCCACGGTCGCAGCGCGGCGTCGCGAACCTCGCGCGACTCGTAAAGCAATTCCTTGACTTCCTCTTCGTAGCCGAGCAACAGCTCGCGAATCGTATTGCGGACCTCGTTTTGTTCCTGCGGATCGCGCCAGAGGACGTGTTCGAGAAAATAGAGATCGCTCTCATCGACCGCTTGCCGGCCGGCGAGGTAGGCGTGCGCCTGGAGCAGGCTCAAAGATTGCCGATAGCGCCGGTCGGAGGCTTCGAGATTTTTCTTCTTCAGCTCGCGGCGGATGTCGGTGACCGTCCGGTAGATAAAGGCGGGGATGGCGACCGATCGAGTTGCGGCCTGCATTTCGCGAAGCTCTTGCAGGCCGATGCCGGTGCGTTCCGCGGGGGACGCGGCCTCGAGCATGCGGAGGAAACGAAAATCCTCCGCGATGTAGCTCACGACAAAACGGAGCAGGAAGCGGTCGTAGAGCGCCATCAGCTCGTCGTCCTCGGGCAGTTCGTTGCTGGCGCCGAAGAGCGTGAGCAGAGGGACGGAGACCACCTCTTTGCCGTTGTGAAACAGCCGCTCGTTGATCAGCGTGAGAATCGCGTTCAGGATCGACGAGTTCGCTTTGAAGATCTCGTCGAGAAAAGCGATGTGCGCTTCGGGAAGCTTGCGCGAAGTGACCCTGCGGTAATCGTCCTGCTCCAGGGCCTTCAGGCTCACAGCGCCGAAAATTTCTTCGGGCGTCGAGAAGCGAGTGAGAAGCCACTGAAAGTAGTTGGCGCCATCGATGCGCCGGCAGAGCTCGTCGGCGAGCATCGATTTGGCCGTGCCCGGCGGGCCGATGATCAAGACGTGCTGCGAGGAGAGTAGGGCGCAAAGCGCGCCGTCGATCAGATCGCCGCGTTCGAGAAACATCTGCTTCAGGTCTTCGCGGATCTTTTTAAGTTTTTCTTTGACCGCCATGGCGAGTAAACTCAGGGTAACAAATGGCTCGGGAGGAAACAATGCGCCGTGCTTCGCCGTGGAAACATTGACATGAGGGCATTCCACCGGCTAACTTCACCGCTGCAAGCGCTGGTGACTTCGTCGAGGCGCCATGAACGCTGAGATCATCGACAGGCAGAAGCAGGCGATGCGTTCCGAGGGATTGGATGCGCTCGTCGCGATCTCGCCGGAAAATTTCGTTTACACGGCGGGATTCGTGGTGCCGTCCCAGCCCTTGATGCGCTGGCGGCACGCGATCGCTGTCGCGACCGCGGACGGCGCGGTACGAATGATCGTGGTCGATATGGAAGCCGCCACCGTCCGGGCGCGCGCGGGCCTCGAAGATGCGCGGGCGTATCGCGAGTTTGTCGATGATCCCATGGAAGCGCTCCGGGAGTTGATCGCGTCTTTGGGATTGGAGCGGGCGAGGTTGGGGGTCGAACTGGAGTATATGCCCGCGCGGGATTTCTTGACGCTTAAAGAAAAGCTTCCCGGCGCGACTCTCGTCGCCGCGGACCGGATTTTTAACAAGCTCAGGCAGGTCAAGAGCCGCGCCGAGATCGATCTGCTGCGCGGGCTCAGCCGGATCACGGATCGCGCGATCGGAGAGACTCTGAAGAGCGCCCGCGCCGGCATGACCGAGATGGAGCTTGCGGGCGGCCTGCTCGGCAGGATCTTTGCGGCCGGCGCCGAAAATTTCAAGCTCATGATCATCGCCTCCGGTGAGCGCAGCCAGTATCCCAACGTGGGACCGAGCGAGCGGGCGCTCAAGCGCGAAGATCTCATCCGCATGGAGATCTTCGGCATGAAGAACGGCTACCACGCGGGCGTCTGCCGCACCGCGGTCGTGGAGAGGGCGACGGCCGAGCAAGAGAAGATCTGGAAGAATCTGATCGAATGCAAATACCGCGTCATGGAGATGATCAAGCCCGGCGCGCCTTGCCGGGAAGTCTACCGGCGCTTCCTCGGGCATTTCAGCGCCCTTGGATTCGAGCCGATCAGCTTCGTCGGTCACGGCATCGGGCTGTTTCTTCATGAAGAACCTTACCTCGGACGCTATGGCGACGAGATACTCGAGGAAGGAATGGTGGTTGCCATCGAGCCGCTGGCATACATTCCAGGGCGGATGGGCCTGCAGAATAAAGACATGCTTCTGGTGACCGAAGACGGCTGCGAGCTGCTCTCCAACGAGACGGCGACGGACGAGCTTTTACGGGTCGGCTGAAATTGCAATGAAGATCAGCCGGATAGAGACAATCCCGATCAAACTGCCGACGCGGAGGATCCACCAGTGGTCGAGTCTCACGACGCCGATCGGCGTCTACGTGATCCTTAAAATCATTACGGACGAAGGTTTAACCGGCCTCGGCGAGGCGCCCGCGCTGAAGGATTGGGGCGGCGATCACATGAAGTACTACGGCGAAACGCCCGGGACGACCGCTCACGTCGTCAACGATATTCTCGCGCCCGCGCTGATCGGGAAAAATCCCTGCGACATCGGCGCGACGCACGGCGTGATGGATCTGGCCATCAAAGGTTACCCTTACGCGAAGGCTGCGATCGACATGGCGCTTTACGATCTCGCCGGCAAGGCGCTGCGGGCGCCGGCGTACCAACTTCTCGGCGGCTGCTATCGCAAGCGTATTCCGGTCGCGCACAGCATCGGTCTCATGGCGATCGAAAAAGCGGTCGAAGAAGCGATCCAGGTGAAAGCGGAAGGAATCAAAACCGTCAAGCTCAAAGGCGGGCAGGAGCCGCGACGGGACGTCGAATTGGTCGAACAGGTAAGAAAGGCGCTCGGCGCGGAGATCCAGATCGTGGTCGATGCGAATCAAGGCTACGCGACGCCGAAAATCGCCGTGCGGACCATCGAGGCGATGGAGGAATACGCGATCCTGTATATGGAGCAGCCGGTGGAGGGAATCGACGCGATGGCCGCGGTCGCCCGGAGAGTCGATACTCCGATCATGGCGGACGAGAGCGCGTGGACTCCGCAGGACGTTCTGGAGATCGTTCGCAAAAAAGCCGCGGACGCGATCTCGCTTTACACCACCAAGCCGGGCGGTCTATTCAAGGCCCAGAAGGTCGCGGCAGTGGCGGAAGCGGCCGGCCTACAGTGCAATGTCAACGGCTCGGTCGAGACCGGCGTGGGAAACGCCGCCAATCTTCATCTTGCCGCTTCCACGGCCGTGGCGTCGCTCGCCTGCGTCGTGCCGGTTTCAACCCCTCGAGGCAAGGGAAGGAATGGCATCGCCGGTATTTATTATACCGACGACGTCATTACGGAGCCTTTCGAGTACCACGACGGTTTCATCGTCATCTCCGACAAGCCCGGCCTGGGGATCGATCTGGACGAGGAGAAGTTGGCGCGCTATCGCATCGACTGAGATGGGCATTCACACCATTGCGGTTATCGGCGCGGGCAACGGTGGATGCGCCGCCGCGGCGGATCTCACGCTGCGCGGCTACGAGGCGCGGCTCTACTCGCGCTCGGAGCGCACGTTGGAACCGATTCGAGAACGCGGCGGTATCGAGCTGGTCGAGGAGGGGAAGAAACATTTCGCCCGGCCGGCGCTGGCAACCAACAGGCTGGATGAAGCGGTAGCAGGCGCCGAGCTGATCATGATCGTCGCGCCCGCCGTGGCGCACGAAGAGCTGGCAGCGGGACTCGGGCCGCTTTTGCGCGACGGGCAGATTATATTTCTCAATCCCGGCCACACGGGCGGCGCGCTGCACGTCGCCGCGCTTTTGCGCCGTTTCGATGCGCCGAAGAAAATTTGCGAGACCGTGACGTTGACTTATATCTGCCGGTCGATCGGAAAGGCCGCGGTCGAGGTTTACCGCCGCACGACGAATCTTCTCTGCGCCGCGTTCCCGGGAAAACATACTTATGACGTCTCAGGCAAGATCGGCCCCATCTATCCGGCCGTCATCCCGGCAAAAAACGTCCTGGAAACCGGTCTGGCGAACATCAATGCGATTATGCACCCCGCGGGCATGATCGGAAACGCCGGCCGGATCGGAGGAGACTTTTGCTTTTACAGCGAGGGCATTACGCCGGCGATTGCGGACGTCATCGAGGCGGTTGATCGAGAGCGGCTCCAGGTCGTGGAGAAGTTGGGATTGCCGGCCCGGAGCTTTGTGGAGATTTTTTTTCAGGCCGGGCTGACGACGGAACGCGCCCGCTCCGGCGGATCGGTTTACGAAGCGATTCGCGACAGCGCGCCGAACCGGACGATCAAAGCGCCAAAGAGCATGGATCACCGGTATCTTCACGAGGACGTCGGCTACGGCCTGGTGCCCATCGCCGAGATCGGCAGATGGGCCGGCGTCGAAACGCCGGTCATCGACAGCCTCATCACAGCCGCGTCGGAGATGAATCGGATCGACTATCGCCGCGAGGGGCTGACGCTGGAGAAGATGGGCTTGGCCGGGGTAAAGGCGGAGACTTTGCCGACGCTGCTTCATGAAGGATTTTGAACCCGAAAGGAACGCTGCCATGCGGGTAGGACTATGTTTCGACGGCTTCTATTCGATCAACGAGATGGTCGAGCTCGCCCGGGCCGCTGACAATAACGGAATGCATTCGATCTGGATGTCGGACCATCTCTGCTTTCGCGATTCGCTCACCTCGGCCATGGCCTTTCTCGCCGCCACTAAGAAAATAACGGTCGTTCCCGCGCCGCTCAGCCCCTATTCGCGCCATCCGATCATCACCGCAATGGCGCTCTCGACGATGGACGAATTCGCCCCCGGAAGAGTGTGGGCGACCGCCGGGACGGGAAACGCCGCGGCGCTGGACGAAGCGGGCATGAAGGTCACGCGGCCGCTAAAGACGATGCGCGAGTACATGGACGTTCTGCGGCGATTCCTCACCGGCGAGACGGTGGAGTTTCACGGTGAGACGCTTAGCGTCAACGGCGCCAGGATGGGCTTCAAGCCGTCTTCCTCGGTCCCGATCTATATGACGGCGGTAAAAACCGGAATGCTGCGCCTGGCCGGAGAAATCGGCGACGGCGTCCTGCTGTCCGCCGGCTGCGCGCCGGGGTACATCGCTCGATGCGCCGGGGAGATCAAAACCGGCGCTGCACGCGCCGGAAGCCCGCCGCAGCACAGGGAGGTCGCGGGCTTTATCACGACATCGGTGTCTTCGGATCCCCGGGAAGCGATCGACGCCAGCAAAAGTTTTTTAGCCTACATCTTCCGCAACAAACACCACGCGGAAAACATCCGTACGGGCGGGGGCCAGGTCGATCAAGAAGGATTGGCTGCGGCGGTCGGGCGGCGCGACTGGGAAGAAGCGAAGCGGTTCATCAGCGATGAAGTCGTCCACGCGCACTCGATTTCCGGCACGGCGGCCGAATGCCGCAAGCGCATCGAAGAGTTTGTGAAAAGCGGCCTCGATCTTCCCATACTCCTCCCGATGGGGACCCAGGAAGCGAGGAAGCGGGTTGTTGATCTGGCCGGTCTCCTATAATAATAGAGTCCTAACATCAAAATTTGGTTTGATAGGAAAAAGTTTCTGAAATTTCACGGAGGTGTTTGACATGAAGTTACGTGAGGACTGCGCAACGCTCGTTGTCGGCCTGCTGGCTCTGGTTGCGTTTGCCGCGACGGCGCACGCGCAGGCGCCCAACGTCGATGCGGCCAAGAAGGAAGAAAAGATCGTCGTCTACGGCGCGCAGGTACCGCAGGCGATGGAGCCGATGCACAAAGCCTTCGAGAAAAAGTACGGCATCAAGGTCGAGTACTGGCGCGGCTCGTCCACCCAGGTCGCGGAGCGCGCGCTGAGCGAATTTCGCGCCGGGAGACCCGGTTACGATGTCGTCGAGGGAAACCGCGGTGTTCAGCTCATCATGAAAAACGAAGGACTGTTCACGAAATATATTCCGCCCTCGTCGGAAAAGTTTCCGGCTCAGTTCAAGGAAAAGGACGGTCTGATCACGGCGTGGCGCGCGCTGCCGATCAGCATTCTCTACAATACGGATATGGTAAAACCGGGCGACGCGCCGAAGACTCTCGACGATCTTCTTAGCCCCAAGTGGACCGGAAAGATAACCATGCCCGATCCCACGCGCCACACGACGACGGCGCAGTTTCTGTGGAATCTTTCCAAATTCAAGGGAGACAAATGGCTCGACTACGTAAAGGCCTTGGCGAAGCAGCAGCCGATACTGGTCGAATCTCTGGCGCCGGTCACGACGACGATCATCAAGGGCGAGGCGCCGGTCGGCATCACCTACATCAAGTACGTGAAGCAGTACAAGGGCCCGGTGGGCTACGTGCTGATGGATAAATATTTGACCGATCCGAACTATATGAGTCTCAGCGCGAAGACGACGAGACCCAATGCAGCCAGGCTCTACATCGAATACGTCTGCTCGCCCGAGGGACAAAAGGCCGCGGCCGACGAGGGGGAGTTTCCGATGCTTCCCGGCATCATTCCGCCGATCAAGGACGCCGAGAAGGTCGTGCCCGGTCTGGTTTTCATGGATAATCCGTCCGAAGAAGAATTCAAGAAACTGATGGGCGAAACTTTCCGGCAGATCTTTTTCGGGAAGTAAGGACTCCGGTCGTCGGAGAGATTCTTCGCTCCGCTCAGAATGACATCGGAGGATCTGTCCATCCTGAACGAAGTGAAGGATCTCTTTTAAAGAGGATTACCATAACGGACCGGCCTGGAACGAGAAGTATTGGGCCGGCCCCTTCTTTTTGCTTTTAGGCGGAACCCATCATGAACGGCGCGACTGTTTTGACGCGGGTTTTCGAGCGGCCCGTCCGCGCGGTGCGCCAGGATCCGAACGTGACGGTGATGGCGCTCGTCGGCGTGATCATCGCCTACCTCAGTCTCTCGCCGACCTTCATGCTCTTCTACGGCAGCTTTCTCAGCAAGCCGTTGGGCGTGCCGGGCGAATTTACCCTGCAGCACTACGTCAGGGCTTACAGCGATCCGGTCACGTATCAGTTGTTGGTCAACTCCTTTATTTTCGCCGCGGGCTCTTCCCTCCTGGCGACTTTTTTGGCGTCGGTCGTCGCGTGGATCACCGTGCGCACCAACGCGCCGCTTAGAAGAATCTTCGAGCTGACGGCCGTCGTTCCCAATATCTTTCCGCCCCTGATGCTGGCCGTCGCTTGGGGCGCGCTCCTCAGCCCGCGCACCGGACTGATCAACCGCGCCCTGATTCAGTTCCTGGGTTTGGCGAGCGCGCCGTTCAATATTTATTCCATGGCCGGCATGATTTTCGTCGAGGGGCTGATCACGGCGCCGCTGGCTTTTTTGATCGTTTCGGCGTCGCTGCATTCCATGGATCCGTCGCTCGAGGAATCGGCGCGCGTGGCCGGCTCCTCCAATCTGCAGATCGCACGGCGCATCACGTTTCCGATCATCCGGCCGGCGCTCCTGGCTTCGGCGACGCTCAATTTCGTGCGCGCGATCGAAAGCTTCGAGACCCCCGCCATCATCGCGCTGCCGGCGCGGATCGAGGTCTTCACGACGAAAATTTACCGCGAAGCGATCGGCGCTTTCCCGCCCAATCAGAACGTCGCGGCCACCTACGCCGTCTCCTTGCTCGTCATCACGATGGTCTTCGTCTATCTCTACCGCCGCTTGACGTCGAGCTCGGAGCGCTACGTCACCGTGACCGGTCGCGATTATCGTCCGATGATCATCGATCTGGGGAAGTGGCGCTACTTTGCATCGGCGATCGCCGCCCTGATCCTCGTCCTGATCGTCGTGCTCCCGCTCCTCGTATTGCTCTACGTCTCCTTCGTGACCTATTTGCACGTTCCGGGGGAGAAGACGTGGGATCTTTTGACGCTCGACCATTACCGCTCCAATCTGACCGACGGCCGGACGTACCGCGCGCTGCAAAACAGTCTTTTCCTGGCGATCGGAGGAGCGACGCTGTGCATGCTCTTGGCGTCCGTCACCGCCTACATGACGACGAAGACGAAAGCGGCGGGAAGATCGCTGATCGAAGCCTTGACGTTCATCCCGTGGGCTTTCCCCGGCACGGCGCTGGCGATCGGGCTACTCTGGACGTACGTGTACGTGCCGCTTCCGATTTACGGGACGCTGTGGATTTTGCTCATCGGATACATCACGCGCTTTCTGCCGTACGGGCTGCGCACGATGACCAGCACGGTGGTCCAGGTGCACGACGATCTGCCGGCGGCATCGATGACATGCGGCGCCGGATTCTGGGCGACGTTTCGCCGCATTCTGCTGCCGCTTTTGCGCCCCGGCTTTATCGCCGGCTGGATCATCCTGGCGACGATTTATCTGCGCGAGTTCAGCACTTCGATTTTCCTCTACTCGCCCGGCTCGGAGCCGATCGGGCCGCTGCTCTATCATTTCTACGTCGACGGAAATCTCGGACCGATGTGCTCGCTCGGCGTCATCGTCAGCGTGATCTGCCTGCTCCTGATCGTCGTGGCGCGGCGCATCGGCAAGGTGGGGTTCGAAGGAAGGTAAGAAGCATGCCCTGAGCCCTTCGACTGCGCTTAGGATAAACTCCGTCGAAGGGTAAAAGACAAAAATGGATGCGCAGACGGTAAAAAAACTCGTCGAAAAGAATCTTCACTACGAGGAAGTAAAGCGGATCCTCGTCAAGCTCGTGCAGACTCCGAGCCCGCAGACGGAGCTGCTGGAGGCCGAGCCGCAGGTGCTCGCGCTGATCCGGGACGTCATCAAGCCCGAACTGGAGCGCTCCGGTCTCAAGCCGGTGATCGACGAAAAAGGCAACCTGATCGTATCCTTGAAAGGGAGAAGCCAGGGAAAACGGCTGTTGCTGGTCGGTTACGCTATGTGCGCCGCGCCGAGCACGATGAAGGAGCCTTACTCGGGCGCTCTGGTCGACGGCGGCCGGTACCAACTGGCCGGCGAATGCGTCTGGGGAAGGGGCGCTTGCGAACAAAAAGGAAGCCTCGCGGCGATGATGGCCATGGTGAAGCTGCTCGGCGAATGCAGAGCGGAGCTGCCCGCGGATTTATTTTTCGTGGTGAGCACGGCAGGGGAGACGGGCCGGCACGATTCGCTGGCTCACGTGATGGCGCGCGGCAACGTCAAGGCGGACTGGGCGATCGTCGACGGGCCGCCGGAAATTCAGCTCGGCAACAAAGGCCGGGTCGATATCCAGGTCGTCGTCCGCGGCAAGCAGGCGCACAGCAGCCGGCCGTGGGACGGCGTCAACGCGATCGAAGGCGCGGTGAAAGTTTTAGAGAAGCTAAGGCCCTTGATGCCTTATCCCTCCGAGCGGACACATCCGGAGTTGGGCAAAGTAAGTTTAACGACCACCGCGATCGAAAGTTTCCCTAAAGCCACGCATACGATCCAGAGCGAGTGCAGAATTATATTCGACCGCCGGCTCTTGCCCGGCGACGACCCGGACGAAGCCATTCAGCAGATCAAAACGGCGATCGGGGCCGTGGAGCCGTTTGCGGTCGAGGTCCACAGAAAAGACTTCATGTATCCCAGCGAAGTGGCGAAAGACGCCGAGTGCGTCCTCGCTTTGACCCAGGCGATCCAGGTTACGCTAGGTCGGGACGCCAACTACAGTTACTCGACCGCCGCCAACGACACCGGCTTTCTCAACGCCAAAGGAATGCAGGCGGTCAATTACGGTTCGCGATATATCCGCTTTCAACACACCGACCACGACCTGGTACCGGTTCAGAGTGTTTTCGAAGCGGCCAAAGTGCTCGCCTTCGCCGCGCTCCATCGCTAGCGTTCCCACGAGGCCTTGATGTCCCGCTTGGTGGCGTCCGACCGTGAGGGCGTGAGACGGCCGGAGCCATAGCTTGGAGCTTGCTAGCTTTGATTCATTCAAACAGGAGCGCCGCGCCGCAAGTTAGGCTAGCATCGAGTAGGGCGGCGCCATTTTTATTGCGCAGCGAGGCAAATATAGGCGAAGGGCCGCGGGTCTGAAGCCAGTCGTTGAGCGCGCTGGTTTCGGCCGCGGGCGTGAGAAACTCCACGCGGTGAGGCCCGATCGCGAAGCCAGCCCTGAGCGCAGCGATATCCCGCTCGATGGTTTTTCCCTTGCCGCCGAGCACGGCTTCGAACCAGTGCTGCGCCGGCGCAAGTTCCTGCACCACCACAGCTACGGCCGCGATTCCCAAGGCGCCGTTCTTGTGCTTCACCTCGCGCGGCACGCGCTCCTCCCGCGGCGTCACATCCTGGATTAAAAACGGTGCTACTCCGCGATGCTCGTCGCGCGCAAGCGAAAGCAACCATTTGAGCTGGTAGCCGTCCGGCCGAGTGCGCGACCAGGGGACGGGATCTTCGATCTTGACGCCGGCTTTGCGTAGCTTCGCCGTGTCTCCGATGAGATCGTCGGTTTGCATACAGTAGTCGACCAGCCCGCCTCCCTTTTGCAATGCGTCCCACCAACGATGGTCCGGATTGTTTCTGTAGAAGGAAATCAACTCGATATATGAGCCGTCGGCAAAAGCGATCAGGCTGTTGTACGTGCCGACGGGATGGCGTCCGCCGGGAACCACCGTGAAGCCGAGCTGCCGGTAGTTATCCGTCGCCGCCTCCAGATCGGGAACGGCAATCACGATGTGATCGATGCCGAGGAGCATGGAAATCAGGTGAACGCGGGCACGACTTCTTCAAGGAAACGTTTAAGTTGGGTCTGCTGGTCCCAGGAAGTCAGGCGCAGAGCTATATGCTGCAGGCCCGAGCTAAAGTAATCCTTAAGGTCACGGATGCATTCCTCCGGCGTGCCGGCGGTCGTGAAGCCTTCGACGAAGGCCGCGCTGAAGTTTGAAGTGTAATACTTGTCGAGAAAGGCCTTGCTCTCCGCCAGCGCGGCCTTGCGGTCCTGTTGGATGTTAATGTTGTGGTAGAGAGCGTTGCCGAGCTTCGCCGGATCGCGGCCTTCCTCGCGCGCCATTTCCAAAATTCGCGACCATTGCCGGCGGAACTGTTCCGGGCTCACTTTGTTCGTCATCCAGCCGTCGGCGTAGCGCGCGACGCGGCGGAAGCTGCGCTCGATGACAGCATCGGGCGCGCTCGCGCCGTCGCGCCAAGTGAGCCCGGTCGGATTGCTGGCGATCCAGATGGGGCAGGGCTGCTGCACGGGGCGCGGCTCCAGCGTCACCCCGTCGAACTGGTAGAAGCGGCCGTGGTGCGAAGTGTTTTTCTCGGCGAATAGCTTCCGCAGAATTTCGATGCCTTCGGTCATGCGCGCGGGACGCTCCTTTGCCTGGATGCCCATCACGGCGTGCTCCAGCGCCTGAGCCTTGCTCTGCTCGTCCGGCCCGCCCATGCAGACGACGAGCCAGCTCCGCCCCTCGGACAAAACGTCGAGGCTCGCCCACTGCTGTGCGAAAAGAACCGGATGGCGATGCGGGAAAGTCGCCATGCAGCCTACGGCCAGCCGGACTTTCGTCGTCACTGCGGCGAGCGCGGAAAGGAGAACCACCGACTCGAAGCGGGGCTTGGCGAGGAGGCTGTCGCCGACCCAGACGGCGTCGAAGGCGCCCGAGGATTCCGCCTGTTGCGTCATGTGTATGAGATCGCTCACCTTGACGGCGCCGATGATGACGCCGCGATTCGCAAGCGTGAGGCCGAAAGAGGCGCGCATGATTCTCTCTGGTATGCGAAGAGATAAAAAGTTGCAAGGGACAATACGCAAATTCAGAATGAAAGCACCCTCACCCTACCCTCTCCCACGTTGCGGGCGAGGGTACAGTTAA contains:
- a CDS encoding LLM class flavin-dependent oxidoreductase; protein product: MRASFGLTLANRGVIIGAVKVSDLIHMTQQAESSGAFDAVWVGDSLLAKPRFESVVLLSALAAVTTKVRLAVGCMATFPHRHPVLFAQQWASLDVLSEGRSWLVVCMGGPDEQSKAQALEHAVMGIQAKERPARMTEGIEILRKLFAEKNTSHHGRFYQFDGVTLEPRPVQQPCPIWIASNPTGLTWRDGASAPDAVIERSFRRVARYADGWMTNKVSPEQFRRQWSRILEMAREEGRDPAKLGNALYHNINIQQDRKAALAESKAFLDKYYTSNFSAAFVEGFTTAGTPEECIRDLKDYFSSGLQHIALRLTSWDQQTQLKRFLEEVVPAFT